The Podospora bellae-mahoneyi strain CBS 112042 chromosome 7, whole genome shotgun sequence genome includes a window with the following:
- a CDS encoding hypothetical protein (EggNog:ENOG503NZF3; COG:O), which yields MVRLSPLPLAALLLPSLIAAQSTILSSPPPPPASETACNNSPDLCSRSYSNITHIGAHNSAFLRDASTGNSIAGNQYYNATLALSSGLRLLQAQVHLHDNTLKLCHTLCDLLDAGPLETFLSSMASWLFLNPNEVITLLLVNSDSQPITSFASLFESSSLSQYGFIPTNTTTIWPTLSEMISLNHRLVTFITNITPSPSSPYLLPEFSYIFETPFNNTSPSSFTCTLDRPLSAGAASAALSSGLLPLLNHFLYVDLSSGIQIPNVDFIDSTNSPDLVTTGSLGRHAELCSGQDQWGTKPVFVLVDFFNRGPAIETGDRLNGIQGKTAGRTTLPVEGSGGAAAGAATGDAAGARGNLKAFGALVGFLGVALVVL from the coding sequence ATGGTCCGATTATCACCACTACCTCTCGCAGCCCTCCTGCTGCCAtccctcatcgccgcccaatcaaccatcctctcctcaccaccaccaccaccagcttcaGAAACAGCCTGCAACAACTCCCCCGACCTCTGCTCCCGCTCCTACTCCAACATAACCCACATCGGCGCCCACAACTCGGCCTTCCTCCGCGACGCCTCCACCGGCAACTCCATCGCCGGCAACCAATACTACaacgccaccctcgccctctcctccggccTCCGCCTCTTACAGGCTCAAGTCCACCTCCAcgacaacaccctcaagCTCTGCCACACCCTCTGCGACCTCCTCGACGCCGGCCCCCTCGAgaccttcctctcctccatggCCAGCTggctcttcctcaacccaaaTGAAGTCAtcacccttctcctcgtAAACTCCGactcccaacccatcacctccttcgcctccctcttcgaatcctcctccctctcccaatACGGCTTCatccccaccaacaccaccaccatttgGCCCACCCTATCAGAAATGATatccctcaaccaccgcctAGTAACCTTCATaaccaacatcaccccctccccttcgtcTCCTTACCTCCTCCCTGAATTCTCATACATCTTCGAAacccccttcaacaacacctccccctcctccttcacttGCACCCTCGACCGCCCCCTttccgccggcgccgcctccgccgctcTATCCTCCGGCCTGCTACCCCTGCTGAATCACTTCCTCTACGTCGACCTCTCCTCCGGGATCCAGATCCCAAACGTCGACTTCATCGACTCGACCAACTCCCCTGATCTTGTCACCACCGGTTCCTTAGGCAGACACGCAGAGCTTTGCTCCGGACAGGACCAGTGGGGCACAAAACCGGTGTTTGTCCTTGTAGACTTTTTCAACCGTGGACCTGCGATAGAGACGGGCGACAGGCTCAACGGGATACAAGGGAAGACAGCTGGGAGGACAACCTTACCCGTGGAGGGGAGCGGTGGTGcagctgctggtgctgcgaCTGGGGATGCAGCCGGGGCGAGGGGGAATCTCAAGGCTTTTGGGGCGCTGGTGGGCTTTTTGGGGGTGGCCTTGGTTGTTCTCTGA
- the PDE2 gene encoding 3',5'-cyclic-nucleotide phosphodiesterase (COG:E; EggNog:ENOG503NU2P), translating into MENPMESAKCNVIYVHRAVSEDRHVQSSHGLSGSGVSGSLEDNVRLISSAFESVFLCGTGEACLGHLRMLDSEPSTKTKPTIIFLDTPAQEPIPGNKWWEFPTEPDLYGFDLLQWIDGDSRAKRMSNLVTVVPVVTRQDSSLAIDPEVLRSLRIQLVSRGATDAVLSPLSSSCLDDIRVHVERVCRNRNAFSPHGRNNNNNLVGETMISTLLPDLCTSFQGIDVPLNWEETRIDAEKKALLSHAIGQFQFDAPQFEREELKVAASLIFEHAFSAPELAPWRLERGQLQAFIDACCAAYKSDVEYHNFCHVVDVLQHIFHTLVRIGALPPYPPTSSTTPRLTSDSEFAQCIEPHIALTLLVTAIGHDVGHPGVNNGFLVKTNDPLARLYSDRSVLESYHCAAFTDILRKYWPKFYKCATMKKLVIDSILATDMGVHDNYMVQLRGVLDRIRKAREGQEDMARNHSPFHMDMESKQTLICALLIKCADISNVARGYDTAVTWMHTLSRETAQQRQKERERDVPTSVHSLPGNDQLTLASNQLLFMNKFAAPLFVGVAELIPELSFCVEAIKENKLKFEAILKDGDEHESSPSQTDFPNAQRPNSSQNSMQPAASRPNPPEINGINTSFDAVDDDLHSHCAHRQRCSETTELSSAPDSAGTGKMPLSPSTQGTSIVSINSSVDPPVSCAVTSSTPDSFRNQGKGAFQHQASPNNGYLNGNTNLGGSDTQLGLAPGGQLKKKTSFIQRFGDMWKRSPKSSSP; encoded by the exons ATGGAAAACCCAATGGAGAGTGCGAAGTGCAATGTGATATACGTTCACCGCGCTGTTTCTGAGGACCGTCATGTCCAATCAAGTCATGGTTTATCTGGCAGCGGAGTGTCTGGCTCGCTCGAGGACAATGTCCGTCTCATTTCGAGTGCTTTCGAGAGCG TTTTTCTGTGTGGCACAGGGGAAGCTTGCCTTGGCCACTTGCGGATGCTTGACTCGGAGCCGTcgaccaaaaccaaaccaacaatcATTTTCCTAGACACCCCCGCTCAGGAGCCAATACCAGGCAATAAGTGGTGGGAATTTCCCACCGAACCGGATCTCTATGGGTTTGACTTGCTGCAATGGATAGACGGAGACTCACGCGCCAAGAGGATGTCTAACCTTGTCACAGTGGTTCCTGTGGTCACTCGGCAAGACAGCTCGCTGGCTATCGATCCCGAAGTTCTCAGGTCGTTGCGAATTCAACTTGTCTCCCGTGGGGCTACCGATGCTGTGTTGAGCCCACTCAGCTCCAGTTGTCTTGACGACATCAGGGTACATGTTGAACGGGTGTGCCGAAATCGAAATGCATTCAGCCCACATGGAaggaacaacaacaacaacctaGTCGGCGAGACCATGATATCAACCCTCCTGCCCGACCTCTGTACTTCATTTCAAGGAATCGACGTCCCCCTCAACTGGGAGGAAACTCGCATTGATGCCGAAAAAAAGGCCCTGCTTTCGCACGCTATCGGCCAATTTCAATTTGACGCTCCGCAATTCGAACGCGAAGAACTGAAGGTGGCGGCGTCACTCATATTCGAGCATGCCTTTTCAGCGCCTGAGCTGGCCCCGTGGCGGTTAGAGAGAG GACAACTGCAAGCCTTTATTGACGCTTGCTGTGCCGCGTATAAGAGCGATGTGGAATATCACAACTTTTGCCACGTGGTCGACGTCTTGCAACACATTTTCCACACTCTTGTTCGCATAGGAGCATTGCCTCCCTATCCACCTACCTCTAGCACCACTCCCAGGCTGACCTCAGACTCTGAGTTCGCGCAGTGCATCGAGCCTCACATAGCGCTCACACTCCTCGTCACCGCCATTGGTCATGATGTTGGGCATCCAGGAGTCAACAACGGCTTCCTGGTGAAGACCAACGACCCGCTCGCCCGATTGTACAGTGATCGGTCCGTTTTGGAATCCTATCATTGTGCCGCCTTCACGGATATCCTCCGCAAGTACTGGCCCAAATTCTACAAATGCGCCACCATGAAGAAGCTTGTGATCGActccatcttggccaccgATATGGGTGTGCACGACAACTATATGGTGCAACTGAGGGGTGTTTTGGACAGGATCCGCAAGGCTCGCGAAGGACAAGAGGACATGGCTCGAAATCACTCGCCTTTCCACATGGATATGGAGTCGAAGCAGACGCTGATCTGTGCGCTTTTGATCAAGTGCGCCGACATCAGCAATGTT GCTCGAGGGTACGACACAGCCGTGACATGGATGCATACCCTGTCCAGGGAAACGGCCCAGCAACgacaaaaagagagagagagagacgtGCCGACGTCCGTTCACTCGCTGCCTGGCAATGACCAGCTGACTCTTGCTTCGAACCAACTGTTGTTTATGAATAAGTTCGCAGCTCCCCTGTTCGTGGGCGTGGCGGAACTCATTCCGGAGTTGAGTTTCTGCGTCGAGGCAATCAAGGAGAACAAACTGAAGTTCGAGGCCATCTTGAAAGACGGGGATGAGCATGAGAGCTCGCCCTCTCAGACGGATTTCCCCAATGCTCAAAGGCCAAACTCATCACAAAATTCCATGCAGCCCGCAGCCAGCCGGCCCAATCCCCCCGAAATCAACGGCATCAACACAAGCTTTGACGCGGTGGACGACGATTTGCACTCTCACTGTGCCCACAGGCAGCGATGCAGCGAGACGACCGAGCTGAGCTCAGCACCAGACAGTGCCGGTACAGGGAAGATGCCCCTATCACCCAGCACGCAGGGAACGAGCATTGTGAGCATCAATTCGTCGGTTGACCCTCCCGTCAGTTGTGCAGTGACAAGCAGCACTCCGGATTCCTTCAGGAACCAGGGGAAAGGGGCTTTCCAGCACCAAGCCTCGCCAAACAATGGATACCTGAATGGAAACACTAATCTTGGTGGATCTGACACACAATTGGGCTTGGCTCCGGGCGGACAGTTAAAGAAGAAAACCAGTTTTATCCAGAGGTTCGGGGATATGTGGAAGAGGTCTCCTAAAAGTTCGAGCCCATAG